One Prunus dulcis chromosome 7, ALMONDv2, whole genome shotgun sequence DNA segment encodes these proteins:
- the LOC117633991 gene encoding serine/threonine-protein kinase Nek6 isoform X2, whose protein sequence is MVKKARGQFFPEEKLCKWLTQLLLAVDYLHSNRVLHRDLKCSNIFLTKDNDIRLGDFGLAKLLNTEDLTSSVVGTPNYMCPELLADIPYGYKSDIWSLGCCMFEIAAHQPAFRAPDMAGLINKINRSTISPLPIVYSSTLKQIIKSMLRKSPEHRPTAAELLRHPHLQPYLLQCRNASSVFLPVKPVNNLKDKTTRKSPPSKPSSGKDNRDKEAGTLNHLEKVHPFESSADVTQRYITNIDNPVFKVSAEELEMKRVGCSMELSNATDASKDGPTDSEASVCNGDKQADTNSIHQKENTESDIDITSESTPNSQNEEREEPAATNSKQLPEVDVKTPNNEDGKACRDQQVPEGARTEGEGAKEENCRELVVPSVGCANKVGSPDDKCSSSAKSEVEPGSCLPKESSNGYPVGGHLDYLSSESKNDCSIQKEKDEVGAKADNNNCSTQTEKDNAHVVNQAPSDISLSTLTAIGGDDSKSDWENPSQQRADALESLLEVCARLLKQDKLEELAGVLRPFGEDAVSSRETAIWLTKSLMSAQKSNGGS, encoded by the exons ATGGTAAAGAAAGCCAGAGGACAATTTTTTCCAGAGGAG AAGCTCTGCAAATGGCTGACTCAATTGTTGCTTGCTGTGGACTACTTGCACTCCAATCGTGTACTTCACAGGGATCTTAAG TGCTCCAACATATTCCTTACAAAGGACAATGACATCAGACTTG GTGACTTTGGACTCGCAAAACTACTCAACACAGAAGATCTTACTTCTTCG GTTGTTGGAACTCCAAACTACATGTGTCCTGAGCTCCTCGCAGATATACCTTATGGCTATAAATCCGATATATGGTCGCTTG GTTGTTGTATGTTTGAGATTGCTGCACATCAGCCTGCATTTAGAGCTCCT GACATGGCTGGGcttatcaataaaattaacAGATCCACCATTTCTCCTCTACCAATCGTGTATTCTTCCACACT GAAACAAATCATAAAGAGCATGCTCAGGAAGAGTCCAGAACACAGACCAACA GCTGCAGAGTTATTAAGGCATCCGCACTTACAACCATACCTTCTTCAATGTCGCAATGCATCATCTGTTTTTCTTCCAGTAAAGCCAGTAAACAACTTGAAAGATAAAACTACTAGAAAATCACCGCCTAGCAAACCCAGCAGCGGCAAAGACAACAGAGACAAAGAGGCTGGAACACTGAACCACCTGGAAAAGGTCCATCCATTTGAGAGCAGTGCTGATGTGACGCAAAGGTATATAACAAACATTGATAACCCTGTATTCAAAGTTAGTGCAGAAGAGCTTGAAATGAAGAGGGTTGGCTGTTCTATGGAATTATCCAATGCCACTGATGCTTCAAAAGATGGACCAACTGATTCAGAAGCATCTGTTTGCAATGGAGATAAGCAAGCTGACACTAACAGTATAcaccaaaaggaaaataccGAGTCTGACATTGATATTACATCAGAGAGCACACCAAATTCTCAAAATGAAGAACGAGAAGAACCTGCTGCTACAAATTCCAAACAGTTGCCAGAGGTTGATGTCAAGACTCCAAACAATGAAGATGGAAAGGCATGTAGAGACCAACAAGTTCCTGAAGGAGCTAGAACAGAAGGAGAGGGTGCTAAAGAAGAGAATTGTAGGGAATTGGTGGTGCCCAGTGTAGGCTGTGCCAACAAAGTTGGATCCCCTGATGATAAATGCTCGTCATCAGCTAAATCTGAGGTGGAACCTGGAAGCTGTTTACCAAAGGAAAGTTCCAATGGATATCCTGTAGGTGGTCACCTGGATTACTTGTCATCTGAAAGCAAAAATGATTGCTCCatacagaaagaaaaagatgaagtgGGAGCAAAGGCAGACAATAATAATTGCTCCACGCAGACAGAAAAAGATAATGCTCAtgtggttaatcaggcaccaagTGACATCTCCTTGAGCACACTAACTGCAATAGGTGGTGATGATTCCAAGAGTGACTGGGAAAATCCAAGTCAGCAAAGAGCTGACGCCCTGGAGTCTCTGTTAGAGGTATGCGCGCGGCTATTAAAGCAGGACAAACTTGAAGAGCTTGCTGGGGTGCTAAGACCATTCGGAGAAGATGCTGTCTCGTCTAGAGAAACAGCCATCTGGTTGACAAAGAGTCTCATGTCTGCACAAAAATCTAATGGAGGATCCTAA
- the LOC117634472 gene encoding asparagine--tRNA ligase, cytoplasmic 1-like: MTTAVERMQFSDRVLIRSIILRPDGGSGLAGQQARVGGWVKTGRKADKDAFAFLELNDGSCTSNLQVIVEADKGDLGQLVLTGTCLQVDGMLKLPPDGKKQKVELQVEKVIHVSVVDASKYPLPKTRLPLELLRDYVHLRARTSTMGAVARIRDELSYATKIFFHEHGFCYVNTPNITTSDCEGAGEMFQVTTLISEAEKLEKNLIKNPPPSEVDVESAKLIIKQRGNDVAQLKSVKASKQEIGTAVAELQKAKDNVLKMEERSKLQPGIPQKDGKIDYSQDFFARQAFLTVSGQLQLESYACALSTVYTFGPTFRAEKSHTSRHLAEFWMVESEMAFAELEHDMDCAEDYVKFMCQWLLDHCMEDMEFFANKIDKSCIDRITMSAKTPFARITYTEAVELLTEAVKNGKKFENHVEWGIDLASEHERYLTEVKFQKPVIVYNYPKEIKAFYMRLNDDSKTVAAMDVLVPKVGELIGGSQREERYDVMLSRMKEMGLPIEPYEWYLDLRRYGTVKHCGFGLGFERMVQFATGLDNIKDCVPFPRSAGRADL, from the exons ATGACTACCGCAGTGGAAAGAATGCAATTTTCCGATAGAGTCCTCATCCGATCCATCATTTTGAGGCCTGATGGAGGGTCTGGGTTAGCCGGGCAGCAGGCCCGGGTTGGTGGGTGGGTGAAGACTGGCCGGAAGGCAGACAAGGATGCATTTGCATTCCTAGAGCTGAATGATGGGTCATGCACTAGCAATCTTCAGGTCATTGTGGAAGCAGACAAGGGTGACCTTGGGCAGCTTGTGCTGACGGGTACATGCTTGCAAGTGGATGGCATGCTCAAGCTACCCCCAGATGGGAAAAAGCAGAAGGTGGAGCTTCAAGTCGAGAAGGTGATCCATGTGAGTGTGGTTGACGCGTCGAAGTACCCGTTGCCGAAGACCAGGCTCCCCCTTGAGCTTCTGAGGGACTATGTCCATTTGCGTGCCAGAACCAGCACG ATGGGCGCGGTTGCTAGAATAAGAGATGAACTGTCATATGCAACCAAGATATTTTTCCACGAGCATGGATTCTGTTACGTGAACACTCCAAATATCACCACCAGTGATTGTGAGGGTGCTGGTGAGATGTTTCAAGTCACTACCTTGATTAGTGAAgctgaaaaattggaaaagaatCTGATTAAGAACCCTCCTCCGTCAGAAGTAGACGTAGAATCTGCCAAGCTTATTATCAAGCAGAGAGGAAATGATGTTGCTCAACTCAAATCTGTTAAAGCAAGTAAGCAGGAAATTGGCACTGCTGTGGCTGAGCTTCAAAAGGCAAAGGATAATGTCTTGAAGATGGAGGAGAGATCTAAGCTTCAACCCGGTATCCCTCAAAAGGATGGGAAGATTGATTATAGCCAAGATTTCTTTGCCCGTCAAGCCTTTTTGACTGTTTCTGGCCAACTACAACTCGAATCTTACGCATGCGCTCTTAGTACCGTCTACACATTTGGGCCAACTTTTCGAGCTGAGAAGTCACATACTTCAAGGCATTTGGCAGAATTCTGGATGGTGGAGTCAGAAATGGCATTTGCAGAGCTTGAG CATGATATGGATTGTGCAGAGGATTATGTGAAATTTATGTGTCAGTGGTTACTTGACCATTGTATGGAAGATATGGAATTTTTTGCTAACAAGATTGATAAAAGTTGCATCGACCGTATAACAATGTCTGCTAAAACACCATTTGCACGGATTACTTATACAGAAGCAGTGGAGCTGCTAACTGAGGCTGTAAAAAATGGTAAAAAGTTTGAGAACCATGTAGAGTGGGGGATTGATTTGGCATCTGAGCATGAAAG ATACTTGACTGAGGTGAAGTTTCAGAAGCCTGTTATTGTTTACAATTACCCTAAAGAGATCAAAGCATTCTACATGAGGCTCAATGATGACTCAAAGACAGTGGCTGCTATGGATGTCCTGGTACCAAAG GTGGGTGAGTTGATAGGGGGAAGCCAAAGGGAAGAGCGGTATGATGTTATGCTGAGCAG GATGAAGGAGATGGGGCTGCCAATTGAGCCATACGAGTGGTACCTTGACTTGCGGCGCTATGGGACTGTAAAGCATTGtggttttggtttgggttttgAACGAATGGTTCAATTTGCTACTGGGCTCGACAATATTAAGGATTGCGTGCCATTCCCTAGATCTGCTGGAAGAGCAGATCTTTGA
- the LOC117633991 gene encoding serine/threonine-protein kinase Nek6 isoform X1 codes for METDDGEMKSKMEDYEVIEQIGRGAFGAAFLVLHKTQKKKYVLKKIRLAKQTEKFKRTAHQEMNLIAKLNNPYIVDYKDAWVDKGDCVCIVTGYCEGGDIAEMVKKARGQFFPEEKLCKWLTQLLLAVDYLHSNRVLHRDLKCSNIFLTKDNDIRLGDFGLAKLLNTEDLTSSVVGTPNYMCPELLADIPYGYKSDIWSLGCCMFEIAAHQPAFRAPDMAGLINKINRSTISPLPIVYSSTLKQIIKSMLRKSPEHRPTAAELLRHPHLQPYLLQCRNASSVFLPVKPVNNLKDKTTRKSPPSKPSSGKDNRDKEAGTLNHLEKVHPFESSADVTQRYITNIDNPVFKVSAEELEMKRVGCSMELSNATDASKDGPTDSEASVCNGDKQADTNSIHQKENTESDIDITSESTPNSQNEEREEPAATNSKQLPEVDVKTPNNEDGKACRDQQVPEGARTEGEGAKEENCRELVVPSVGCANKVGSPDDKCSSSAKSEVEPGSCLPKESSNGYPVGGHLDYLSSESKNDCSIQKEKDEVGAKADNNNCSTQTEKDNAHVVNQAPSDISLSTLTAIGGDDSKSDWENPSQQRADALESLLEVCARLLKQDKLEELAGVLRPFGEDAVSSRETAIWLTKSLMSAQKSNGGS; via the exons ATGGAGACTGATGATGGTGAGATGAAGTCAAAGATGGAGGATTATGAAGTGATAGAGCAGATTGGGAGAGGGGCATTTGGAGCtgcttttcttgttcttcataAGACTCAGAAAAAGAA gTATGTGTTGAAAAAGATTCGTTTGGCTAAGCAAACAGAGAAGTTCAAACGCACAGCTCACCAAGAG ATGAATTTAATTGCAAAGCTAAACAATCCATATATTGTGGATTATAAAGATGCTTGGGTTGACAAG GGAGACTGCGTATGCATTGTTACAGGCTATTGCGAAGGAGGTGACAT AGCTGAGATGGTAAAGAAAGCCAGAGGACAATTTTTTCCAGAGGAG AAGCTCTGCAAATGGCTGACTCAATTGTTGCTTGCTGTGGACTACTTGCACTCCAATCGTGTACTTCACAGGGATCTTAAG TGCTCCAACATATTCCTTACAAAGGACAATGACATCAGACTTG GTGACTTTGGACTCGCAAAACTACTCAACACAGAAGATCTTACTTCTTCG GTTGTTGGAACTCCAAACTACATGTGTCCTGAGCTCCTCGCAGATATACCTTATGGCTATAAATCCGATATATGGTCGCTTG GTTGTTGTATGTTTGAGATTGCTGCACATCAGCCTGCATTTAGAGCTCCT GACATGGCTGGGcttatcaataaaattaacAGATCCACCATTTCTCCTCTACCAATCGTGTATTCTTCCACACT GAAACAAATCATAAAGAGCATGCTCAGGAAGAGTCCAGAACACAGACCAACA GCTGCAGAGTTATTAAGGCATCCGCACTTACAACCATACCTTCTTCAATGTCGCAATGCATCATCTGTTTTTCTTCCAGTAAAGCCAGTAAACAACTTGAAAGATAAAACTACTAGAAAATCACCGCCTAGCAAACCCAGCAGCGGCAAAGACAACAGAGACAAAGAGGCTGGAACACTGAACCACCTGGAAAAGGTCCATCCATTTGAGAGCAGTGCTGATGTGACGCAAAGGTATATAACAAACATTGATAACCCTGTATTCAAAGTTAGTGCAGAAGAGCTTGAAATGAAGAGGGTTGGCTGTTCTATGGAATTATCCAATGCCACTGATGCTTCAAAAGATGGACCAACTGATTCAGAAGCATCTGTTTGCAATGGAGATAAGCAAGCTGACACTAACAGTATAcaccaaaaggaaaataccGAGTCTGACATTGATATTACATCAGAGAGCACACCAAATTCTCAAAATGAAGAACGAGAAGAACCTGCTGCTACAAATTCCAAACAGTTGCCAGAGGTTGATGTCAAGACTCCAAACAATGAAGATGGAAAGGCATGTAGAGACCAACAAGTTCCTGAAGGAGCTAGAACAGAAGGAGAGGGTGCTAAAGAAGAGAATTGTAGGGAATTGGTGGTGCCCAGTGTAGGCTGTGCCAACAAAGTTGGATCCCCTGATGATAAATGCTCGTCATCAGCTAAATCTGAGGTGGAACCTGGAAGCTGTTTACCAAAGGAAAGTTCCAATGGATATCCTGTAGGTGGTCACCTGGATTACTTGTCATCTGAAAGCAAAAATGATTGCTCCatacagaaagaaaaagatgaagtgGGAGCAAAGGCAGACAATAATAATTGCTCCACGCAGACAGAAAAAGATAATGCTCAtgtggttaatcaggcaccaagTGACATCTCCTTGAGCACACTAACTGCAATAGGTGGTGATGATTCCAAGAGTGACTGGGAAAATCCAAGTCAGCAAAGAGCTGACGCCCTGGAGTCTCTGTTAGAGGTATGCGCGCGGCTATTAAAGCAGGACAAACTTGAAGAGCTTGCTGGGGTGCTAAGACCATTCGGAGAAGATGCTGTCTCGTCTAGAGAAACAGCCATCTGGTTGACAAAGAGTCTCATGTCTGCACAAAAATCTAATGGAGGATCCTAA
- the LOC117635335 gene encoding uncharacterized protein LOC117635335 — protein MAGTSFLLGWEVPVWAGLDVPGPGNVIMEMKYMCTWKEKSWTVSLFWHYTVTGKYSVKSGYWLSQSKISRQHGDVSGSANSMDLLWSSIWSLRVPNKLKVGTFKELYRYVSSVLTNDELVFFVFLSWGLWSSRNDLLHSGQITSYLSLLAHTRKLVLKYQRAIVLMSSHVPATNIVRYWSPPNDNFVKINVDGAVNLLIGFRGLGVVIRDSMGDLMLAACKGLHGVFSPKATQLYATIMRLLIASQMGHRSIILEMDTKEIIMNLQTYEQSWSVEGALVNEVRGLFNRFDHISCYLLLRSVTKLLIYWLSRRSCLRTFKCG, from the exons ATGGCTGGAACTTCGTTTCTGCTTGGATGGGAGGTTCCAGtttgggctggactggacgtGCCTGGGCCG GGAAATGTGATTATGGAAATGAAGTATATGTGTACctggaaagaaaaatcatggaCTGTATCTTTATTCTGGCATTATACTGTGACTGGGAAGTATAGTGTCAAAAGTGGTTATTGGTTATCTCAAAGTAAAATCTCGAGACAACATGGAGATGTAAGTGGGTCAGCTAATTCAATGGATTTGCTATGGTCGTCCATCTGGTCATTGCGAGTTCCTAATAAATTGAAG GTTGGTACTTTTAAGGAGTTATATCGATATGTTTCCTCGGTTTTGACTAATGACGAGCTagtcttctttgtttttttgagtTGGGGATTATGGAGCTCTCGTAATGATCTTTTACATTCTGGTCAAATTACTTCATATCTTAGTTTGTTGGCTCATACCCGAAAGCTTGTTTTGAAATATCAACGGGCTATTGTTTTAATGTCTTCTCATGTTCCGGCAACTAATATTGTGCGGTATTGGTCTCCACCTAATGATAATTTTGTGAAGATAAATGTTGATGGTGCTGTCAATTTGCTTATTGGTTTTAGAGGTTTGGGGGTTGTCATACGAGATAGTATGGGTGATTTAATGCTAGCTGCCTGTAAAGGTCTTCATGGCGTGTTTTCTCCTAAAGCTACTCAACTTTATGCAACAATTATGAGATTACTGATTGCAAGTCAAATGGGACATCGTTCTATCATTTTGGAAATGGATACCAAAGAGATTATTATGAATCTTCAAACTTATGAGCAAAGTTGGTCGGTGGAGGGTGCTTTAGTGAATGAAGTCCGGGGCCTATTTAATCGTTTTGATCATATTTCTTGTTACTTGCTCCTCAGGAGTGTaaccaagttgctcatctattGGCTAAGCAGGCGCTCCTGTCTCAGGACTTTCAAGTGTGGTTAG